From the Pedobacter cryoconitis genome, one window contains:
- a CDS encoding aldolase catalytic domain-containing protein, protein MFKILDCTLRDGGYYTNWDFDKSLVHTYLSSLNNLPVDYIEVGYRSIPIKEYYGKYFYSPVYELQELKSLTTKKLVIIFNEKDIRVEHVADLLQPIIGIVDMVRIALDPQQLGRALKLAAEIKRYGFEVGFNVMYMSKWKQYGNFVEELSGLDGLADYFYMVDSYGGVFPDDVKQTMDLIRSKTDCKIGFHGHNNLEMALINSLTAVDYGADIVDSTILGMGRGAGNLKTELLLSVLNTKYNMDIDFNAIGNVVDGFDKLLKKYEWGTNVPYMISGSNSLPQKDVMDWYTTRVYSLNSMVRALQNQKNNIKDNEQLPVFKPAKSYDKVLILGGGPNSVEHSKAIIEFINQTENIAVVHSSSKNALYYKDVQADQFYCLVGNEGHRLEKVFSDLGDFKGVCVFPPFPRKMGTYIPAQIHDQCFEFEQISFTDKFKESHSILALQTALELKAEEIYIAGFDGYQEASISQLERSLVDENEFLFQIFQETYSKDIISLTPTRYKTLQSGSVYSLVC, encoded by the coding sequence ATGTTTAAAATACTTGATTGTACCTTGAGGGATGGTGGTTATTACACCAACTGGGACTTCGATAAAAGTTTAGTCCATACTTATCTGTCATCTCTAAACAACCTGCCAGTTGATTACATAGAGGTTGGTTACAGAAGCATTCCTATCAAAGAATATTATGGTAAATATTTTTATTCTCCCGTATATGAATTGCAGGAGCTGAAAAGTCTGACCACTAAAAAACTCGTGATCATTTTTAATGAAAAAGATATCAGAGTTGAACACGTAGCCGACCTGTTACAGCCTATTATCGGTATCGTTGATATGGTGCGTATTGCACTTGATCCACAGCAACTGGGACGTGCATTGAAACTGGCAGCCGAAATCAAAAGATATGGTTTCGAAGTGGGTTTCAACGTAATGTACATGTCTAAATGGAAACAATACGGAAACTTCGTGGAAGAACTGAGCGGACTTGATGGTCTGGCGGATTACTTCTATATGGTAGACAGTTACGGAGGTGTATTTCCTGATGATGTGAAACAAACCATGGATCTGATCCGGTCAAAAACTGATTGTAAAATTGGTTTCCACGGTCACAATAACCTGGAGATGGCTTTAATCAATTCATTGACAGCCGTTGATTACGGTGCTGATATTGTGGATTCGACTATTTTAGGAATGGGACGTGGCGCAGGGAATTTAAAAACTGAATTGCTATTGTCAGTTTTGAATACCAAATATAACATGGATATCGATTTTAATGCGATTGGAAATGTTGTTGACGGCTTTGATAAACTATTGAAAAAATACGAATGGGGAACTAACGTACCTTATATGATTTCAGGATCAAATTCATTGCCTCAAAAAGATGTAATGGATTGGTATACAACCCGTGTATATTCTCTGAACAGTATGGTTCGTGCACTTCAGAACCAGAAAAACAATATCAAAGACAATGAGCAGCTGCCAGTTTTCAAGCCTGCAAAATCTTATGATAAAGTGCTTATTCTGGGGGGCGGGCCAAATTCTGTAGAACATTCCAAAGCAATTATTGAGTTTATCAATCAGACTGAAAATATAGCTGTGGTACATTCAAGTTCAAAAAATGCCCTGTACTATAAAGATGTCCAGGCAGATCAGTTTTACTGCCTGGTTGGTAATGAAGGCCATCGTTTGGAAAAAGTGTTCAGTGATCTTGGAGATTTTAAAGGCGTTTGCGTTTTCCCTCCGTTCCCGCGTAAAATGGGTACTTATATTCCTGCACAGATCCATGATCAATGCTTCGAATTTGAACAGATTTCCTTTACAGATAAGTTCAAAGAATCGCATAGTATCCTTGCTTTGCAAACCGCTTTGGAGTTAAAAGCAGAAGAGATTTATATCGCTGGTTTTGATGGTTATCAGGAAGCTTCGATTTCTCAGCTGGAAAGAAGCCTGGTGGACGAAAATGAATTTTTATTCCAAATCTTCCAGGAAACTTATAGCAAGGATATTATCTCTTTAACACCTACAAGGTATAAAACCTTACAGTCCGGTTCAGTTTATAGTTTGGTATGCTAA
- a CDS encoding GumC family protein, which translates to MNKIVENRISQKDDALDIKQIVSRLLYNWYWILLSLLICVTFAVLYARYKTPSYKISARVLVNDEKKGSGLMAGSDILGDLGGLLGAKSTVDNEAEILKTRYLMERVVQDMELNITYYRKGRVKNTELYKSPIKVRIISAEDTIKETNVGVELLKNNQLAISSKKLDTLVSFGKPFKVPRVGTILITKNPEVPDLYTKYNVNINSVDTKVADMMEDLTVEVKNKLITIVDVSLNHPIPKKGEDILNKLIESYVQENVKDKNEIADSTVKFIQNRLSFIGKELGDLEGNIQGFKQKNNLADMTEQSKLLVQTTGQYVSDLSKMETQISILKSLQEYLKDGTKNKRVLPSSLVPADLVFSGAVEKFNALTLERAKRLIGITEANPAIILLDKEIANARADIEANLVTTLDAFTITRDKLSSQMKKAETQVRGVPEIERNYLNLARQQQIKQELYLFLMQKSEETAISKTSNISNSRTIDPPKSEVKPFSPKKAMIYIVGLFLGLFIPIAIIYLKDILNDKIQTKEDISRVTAVPVIGEISHNEEGTNLVVANSSRSAVSEQFRALRTNLYFYMKAADAKVILITSSMAGEGKSFVAINLGNVLALSNKKVLLMELDLRKPGLSAKLDIPNDSGFTNYIIDPDLTAKDIVKPLSIHKNLSIISSGPVPPNPAEMLLDDRTRELIEELKLQFDYIIIDAPPIGIVADAQLMSAHADACVYLVRQNFTAKQQLNIVEDLSRNEMMKNIGIVVNDIDGHGYGYGYGYGYGYGYGSYDAPDDKNKKWFKKLFKS; encoded by the coding sequence ATGAATAAGATAGTTGAAAATAGGATATCACAAAAAGATGATGCTTTAGATATTAAGCAAATTGTATCACGCTTATTATACAATTGGTATTGGATTTTATTGTCATTATTAATTTGTGTTACTTTTGCTGTGCTGTATGCCAGGTATAAAACACCCAGTTATAAAATATCCGCAAGAGTGCTGGTTAATGACGAGAAAAAAGGTAGTGGCCTGATGGCCGGCAGCGATATTCTGGGCGACCTTGGTGGGCTGCTGGGTGCAAAAAGTACCGTAGACAATGAAGCTGAAATTTTAAAGACCCGGTACTTAATGGAGCGTGTTGTCCAGGATATGGAGCTCAATATTACCTATTATAGAAAAGGAAGAGTAAAGAACACAGAGCTCTACAAATCACCAATTAAGGTGAGGATAATCTCGGCAGAAGATACGATTAAAGAAACGAATGTTGGCGTTGAGCTACTGAAAAACAATCAGCTGGCGATCAGTTCCAAAAAGCTGGATACGCTGGTGAGCTTTGGTAAACCCTTTAAGGTTCCACGCGTAGGTACGATTCTGATTACCAAAAACCCGGAAGTTCCGGATTTATACACCAAATACAATGTGAACATCAATTCTGTTGATACCAAAGTGGCAGACATGATGGAAGACCTTACTGTGGAGGTGAAAAATAAACTCATTACCATTGTCGATGTCTCTTTGAACCACCCTATACCGAAAAAAGGAGAGGATATTCTGAATAAGCTGATTGAAAGCTACGTTCAGGAAAATGTGAAAGACAAGAATGAAATTGCTGATAGTACAGTTAAATTTATTCAGAACCGTTTGAGCTTTATTGGTAAAGAACTAGGTGACCTGGAAGGCAATATTCAGGGCTTTAAACAAAAGAACAACCTGGCAGACATGACCGAGCAGTCTAAGCTCTTAGTGCAGACTACAGGTCAGTATGTAAGTGATCTGAGTAAAATGGAGACCCAGATCAGTATTCTTAAAAGCTTGCAGGAATACTTGAAAGACGGAACAAAGAACAAACGTGTTTTACCAAGTTCTTTAGTGCCGGCAGATTTAGTATTTAGTGGTGCGGTAGAAAAATTCAATGCCCTGACACTCGAAAGAGCAAAAAGATTAATCGGTATCACTGAAGCCAATCCGGCAATTATATTATTAGATAAGGAGATTGCAAACGCAAGAGCAGATATCGAAGCTAACCTGGTGACCACACTGGATGCTTTTACCATTACCAGGGATAAATTAAGCAGTCAAATGAAAAAGGCTGAAACCCAGGTTCGCGGTGTACCCGAAATCGAACGTAATTACCTGAACCTGGCCCGTCAGCAGCAAATCAAGCAAGAACTTTACCTCTTTTTAATGCAGAAAAGTGAAGAGACTGCGATTTCTAAAACATCAAATATCTCGAATTCCAGGACTATTGATCCGCCTAAATCGGAAGTGAAGCCATTCAGTCCTAAAAAAGCGATGATTTATATCGTTGGGCTGTTCCTTGGCTTGTTTATTCCGATTGCAATCATTTATCTGAAAGATATCTTAAATGATAAGATCCAGACTAAAGAAGATATCAGCAGAGTAACCGCTGTTCCTGTGATCGGAGAAATCAGTCACAACGAAGAAGGAACTAACCTGGTTGTGGCCAATAGTTCCAGGTCTGCGGTCTCTGAACAATTCAGGGCGCTGAGGACCAACCTTTATTTCTATATGAAAGCCGCAGACGCGAAGGTCATTCTGATTACTTCGAGTATGGCAGGAGAAGGGAAATCTTTTGTCGCGATTAACCTTGGGAATGTACTGGCGCTTTCCAATAAGAAAGTCCTTTTAATGGAGCTTGATTTACGTAAACCCGGACTATCTGCCAAACTGGATATTCCAAATGATTCAGGATTTACTAATTATATTATTGATCCCGATTTAACAGCGAAGGATATCGTAAAACCATTAAGTATCCATAAAAATTTATCGATCATCAGTTCGGGGCCTGTGCCGCCAAACCCGGCAGAGATGTTATTGGATGACCGTACCAGAGAATTGATTGAAGAACTCAAATTACAGTTTGATTATATCATTATAGATGCCCCTCCAATCGGGATCGTTGCCGATGCGCAGCTGATGTCTGCCCATGCAGACGCTTGTGTATACCTGGTCAGACAAAACTTTACTGCTAAACAGCAATTGAACATTGTGGAAGATCTGAGCAGGAACGAAATGATGAAAAATATTGGAATCGTTGTCAATGATATTGATGGTCATGGTTACGGTTATGGCTACGGATATGGCTATGGTTACGGCTATGGCTCTTACGATGCCCCAGACGATAAAAATAAAAAGTGGTTTAAAAAGTTGTTCAAATCTTAA
- a CDS encoding HAD family hydrolase — translation MLSKYKVILWDFDGVIMDSMPIRSKGFELVLAQYPKAQVDELMTYHELNGGLSRYVKFRYFFEQIRQETITETQVLELAAQFSEIMLSLLLDEKLLIPDSVEFIKANWQNFQMHIVSGSDGKELKMINDELGLSKYFKTINGSPTPKKQLVENVLTANQYDKDEVVLIGDSINDYDAAMVNNISFAGYNNPELKLLSENYITQFKLIVSQ, via the coding sequence ATGCTATCAAAGTATAAAGTAATATTGTGGGATTTCGATGGGGTCATTATGGACTCCATGCCCATAAGATCAAAAGGGTTTGAGCTGGTGTTAGCGCAATACCCTAAAGCACAGGTAGATGAGCTGATGACTTATCATGAACTGAACGGTGGCCTTTCCAGGTATGTGAAATTCAGGTATTTCTTTGAGCAGATCAGGCAAGAAACAATTACTGAGACGCAGGTGCTGGAACTGGCAGCTCAGTTTTCTGAGATCATGCTTTCCCTTTTGCTGGATGAAAAGCTATTGATTCCCGACAGCGTTGAATTTATCAAAGCGAACTGGCAGAATTTCCAGATGCATATTGTTTCCGGATCTGACGGTAAAGAGCTTAAAATGATCAATGATGAACTTGGGCTTTCCAAATACTTTAAAACCATCAATGGTTCCCCGACACCTAAAAAACAATTGGTAGAAAACGTATTAACAGCCAATCAGTACGATAAAGATGAGGTCGTGCTGATCGGTGATTCTATCAATGACTATGACGCAGCTATGGTCAACAACATTTCTTTTGCGGGTTATAATAACCCTGAACTGAAACTTCTTTCTGAAAATTATATCACGCAATTCAAGCTAATCGTTTCCCAATGA
- a CDS encoding 3-deoxy-manno-octulosonate cytidylyltransferase produces the protein MNFIVVIPARYQSTRFPGKPLLDINGKSMLLRTYEQCIQAVDKSLVYVATEDQRIVEHCESFGIQVLLTSDNCLTGTDRIAEVAALVKADYYINVQGDEPLFNPDDITKMISRLDTYPGEILNGYCPITDERQYRSKSVPKVVFRPDGRLLYMSRSPVPGNKSLDFVKAWRQVCVYAFPFMALKAFAETKNKTVLEAEEDIEILRFLELNYEVRMIELSSESIAIDNPEDLKEVLAKLKEDAIKV, from the coding sequence ATGAATTTTATTGTAGTTATTCCCGCACGATATCAATCGACCAGGTTTCCAGGAAAACCACTGCTCGATATAAACGGTAAAAGCATGTTATTGCGGACCTATGAACAATGTATTCAGGCCGTAGATAAAAGTTTAGTATACGTGGCTACTGAAGATCAGCGCATTGTGGAACATTGCGAGTCCTTCGGTATTCAGGTCTTATTAACCTCAGATAACTGCTTAACCGGTACAGACCGGATAGCTGAAGTTGCAGCTCTGGTGAAAGCAGACTATTACATCAATGTTCAGGGCGATGAGCCCTTGTTTAACCCTGATGATATTACTAAAATGATCTCCCGCCTGGATACTTATCCGGGGGAGATCCTCAATGGATATTGTCCGATTACAGATGAAAGACAGTACAGAAGCAAGTCTGTGCCTAAAGTTGTTTTCAGACCGGATGGCAGGCTTTTATATATGTCCAGAAGTCCTGTTCCAGGTAATAAAAGCCTGGATTTTGTGAAAGCATGGAGACAGGTTTGTGTTTACGCATTTCCTTTCATGGCATTAAAAGCTTTTGCTGAAACTAAAAATAAGACTGTTCTGGAAGCAGAAGAGGATATCGAGATTTTGAGGTTTCTGGAATTGAATTACGAGGTGAGAATGATTGAGTTGTCCAGTGAATCTATTGCGATAGACAATCCGGAAGACCTGAAAGAAGTATTGGCTAAACTAAAAGAAGATGCTATCAAAGTATAA